CTACACTACAATTGCAACACAAACTCATGGTTCCTACTGACACAACCAGATAGCACACAAACATCTCCAAAATGTCTgataaacatttttgaaaaagcaTACATTCTTACACCCGAACTAAACAAACTGACAAAAGAGACTAGGACGTTTGCATCCTTGTAAGGTTGATAACACAGATATATCATAGCTAAAAGATTTAATGTTATTTCAGTGAATTTGCAACTGAAACAGTGGCTCTCTTTATTTACAGCAAGTGTTTGCCTCTCCAAGCAAACACCCAATGGACAGCAAAGGGGAGGAGTCAAAAATGAGCTACCCCAACATCTTCTTCATGATTGACAGCTTTGAGGAGGTAACCTTTTTTTAGGCTCTTAAATCACATTATGGTGCTAGATCGAAACTGCCGGTCATTTCTAGAGCGGTGTACTGCCAAATCAGGTTAATCAAAGAAGACCCAAGTGTGTCATTAAACATAAGAAAATAAACTGTACGTTCTGAGGTATGTATGAACAGATTTGCATGGTTTTCCTGGTGGTGTTGCTACCtagtttttaaatcataaatgttCAAGCAGTGAATTGCATGTTTGTTTTAGAAGATGATGTCCAAAAGTTCCAAAGTGTCCAAAGTTCCacactttgctttttttttcagttaagtgCATCATACATGTATTTAAggtgcttttttctttttactttttattacaaAACGGCATTAGAATACGACATAAGTACGTGAATCGGGATGTATGTGTCGTAAAATTTCGGTTTCCATACTTTACCACTGGAGAGCTGTACtacataaacacattaaagggaaattctgtcatttattactcaccctcatgtcgttccaaacccataagaccttcggtCATCTTCGGAAtgcaaattaagatgtttttgatgcattctgacCCTTCCGCAGACAAGAACGTAATTAACACGATCAAcatccagaaacatagcaaggacattcggtaaaataatccatgtgacatcaggggttcaaccataattttatgtagctacaagaatactttttgtttgcAAAGAATACCATAATAACGAATATAAATATCCTATCCACTGCTGTTCTGTCATCAACAtcacaaggatacgttttctgTGCTTATTTaggctttgatttgaatgaaaacaatgtATGAacgtaatgacagaattttcatttttgggtgaactatctctttactTAACTAGTGGTGTTATTGCCATCATTGGCTTTGATTGTTGTTTGTGTTGGGCAGGTATTCAGTGATATGACTGTTGGAGAAGGTGAGATGGTATGCGTGGAGCTGGTGGCCAGTGACAAAAGCAACACATTTCAGGGCGTCATCTTCCAGGGCTCCATCCGCTACGAGGCCCTAAAGAAGGTCTATGATAACCGGGTATGTTTCCTTTGACTTTTGTCCAAACATTTGCTTTTGGTCTGTATCTCATTGGTACTGTACATTCTTGTAGGTAAGTGTGGCAGCTAAGATGGCCCAGCGGATGTCATTCGGCTTCTACAAGTACAACAACATGGAGTTTGTGCGGATGAAGGGTCCTCAGGGGAAAGGTCATGCTGAGATGGCTGTGAGTCGAGTGCCCACTGGAGACACCTCACCCTGCGGCACTGAAGAGGACCAAGACTCCCCTCTTCATGAGAGGGTTAGTTAAACccattttttcctcacaattcatTAGACATTTTCAAGTGATGCACAGATATTGAACTTTTGCATTTGTTCTCtacattaaaaactaaattaattgcaTCATATGTAGTTACATAATTTTCAAAGTAACTGAAAGCCTTGTTTTCCTCATAGGTGACGTCATTTAGCACTCCCCCAACCCCAGAAAAAAACAGGCCCTCTTTCTTCTCACCGTCACTCCGCCGGAAAGTGCCCAGAAACCGAATTGCTGAGATGAAGAAATCACACTCAGCAAATGACAGTGAGGAGTTTTACAGAGAAGAGGATGATGAAGGTACACAGACATACTGGGCAGTACTCTTTTAACAATATTGAACAGTTTTGCtatgtaaatatgtataaaattaaaTGCTGCATGTCTAAAATGTATGTTTACAAAATACGGAGCCCCCacatgacatgcaaaaaaaaaagtaaattgtgcATACGATTTACTAAATCGTAcacatgaaataataatttgtgcCCTTTTTATAAGTAAATTGTGCgctcaatataataattaattacttcgttttaaataaaattatgcatATGCACTAGTAATTTGTTGTACTTCTTGTCCATATTCTCTCTAATATTGATgcctatatattttaaaatgataactaaaattaaaattaaaatgaaagtgtCTCTTTCAGTAACAGTATCATAACAAAACATATAACATACCCGCACCAGGTTTATGAGAATGTGGATAGGAAGTGGAAAGAATTATTGTTTTAAGGGGCACAATTTGATTCAAACAAGGGAACAAATTATTATATCATGCACATGATTTACTTAAAATGAGGGACCGAATTATTATATTGTGCGTACGGTTTACTTAAAACGAGGGATCAAATTATTATATTGTGCACACTATTTACTTAAAACAAGGAAcggaattattatattatattgtggtccctctttttaagtaaatcatgcacacaatataataatttggtttcttgttttaagtaaataatgtgtatttacttaaaacaagaaaccaaattattatattgtgtgcatgatttacttaAAAAGAGGGACTGAATTATGATATTttgtgcatgatttttttttaaaaacagggGCTGAGGTATTATATTTTGCTCACGGTTTACTTTAAACAAGGGACCAAATTATTatattgtgtgcacaatttatttaaTACGGGGGACCGAATTATTATATTGTACGCATGGTTTACTTAAACCAAGGGAGCGAATTATTATATTGTGCGCTCAATTTACTtaaaatgagggaacaaattattactaatttgttccctcattttaAGTAAATAGTGTACTCTATATAATAATTGTGTGCAAGATTTAACTAaggaaacaaattagtaaatcatgtgCACAATTAACTTTTTTCCCTGCATGTTAAGTGTGGGggtccattgttttttttactatatatatatatatatatatatttcaggaaAAAAGATTATACAGTGCTTCCttcaaattttatattatattagtgaTTTATTGTTAGTCtgctttatatatttgtttttattctgaCAGTAATCTTGAGATTAGTTGTGTCTAGTTCATTGCCAGCCCTAGTTTtaaacaggaataaataaaaacaaatatacatacaGTTTTGGGGGGGGGGAGCATTCCTTCCTTGCGACAGACATAGTTTTAGAAATTTAGAAACATATTAGAaatttttaagttaaattaaaggTGCTTTCATCTTTCCTCAGACTTGTGCAACGCCACAAACTTGCGCTCCCGCTCTCTGTCAGGAACGGGCCACTCACTGGTCGGTTCTTGGCTCAAGCTGAACAGAAAAGAGGAGTATTTTCTGTTATATTCCCATCTCACCTACGTGACTCTTCCTTTGCATCGCATCACCACAGGTACAGCACACCTGCACTCCATacaaacatgcttttttttttgcatctattAGCCATGAATTATAGTGGCtccattgttttctttttagatATTCTGGAGGTGAGACAAAAGCCCATTTTGATGACGTAACATTAACTGATCCTTCAAAATCCATGTTACCAAGTGCCTCCTCACATCAGGCTCCAGAGGAACCGCCGTGTGCCGTACGGACAGATAACTAAAATCTATGAACAATACGCAACAGTGAACAAGACGAGGCAAAGAGAAACCTAAGGAACAAACTCCATCAATTAGTGCCTCTTTCACATGTTCTTCAGAGAGACGCCCTCCAGAATGGCTTAAGGCCTGGAACTGAAGTGGCACTAGACTGTGAGAAATGTTTATTAGGAGATGAAACCCAATAAACGAATGTCGTTTTTGTAAATACACAGCTGCTTAGATACTCAGTGAACTGTACCGACCACAGCCGCCTCCTTTCAACCCTCCTTCAAGAGACACTCATAGGTTTCACGATATTAATGATTTTGTGTGTAGTATATTTTCCAAAGGACGTTTCCTCGCAGCTCTAGGCCTTAATACTTCACTAACCAGCCAATCTACATCAAACGTCGTCCTTTTGATAGCCCATTGCTGAGAGAATCACAAATATCCTATTGTACTGTCTGTTACTGGATATTTTCGAGGGGATTTCCGATCTCCAAATACTAGTGAATGTGACGTATCTCCTGAGAAGACTCATGTTTCGTAGGCCGTTTCCAGTAGATGGATGACGACACCACCTGAGCACAGTTCTTGGAAACATCTCCGTccacaaaaacacttgaacatgaCACTAGATCACATGATCCCACCCAGCAGATGTTTTTTTGATTTGTTCTCTGCTGTTTTTCTTCAAGTTAGTCTTCTCTGAGTTTAAGTTTTGAGAACTCTTGCACTAAAGGGCTTTTGGAGTTGAATATGTATCGCCAACCCAAAGTGTCagtattatttagttttgtacGTATGTGTCTGAATGTTATAAGTGATCCAACAGCTTTAATATCTATTTGATATTTGATAGGCAGATATGCCAGCAGCATTTGAAGATGTTGTTCAAACTATTTTAAGACTCTCGTCTTCAGGTTTATTTCATTCTTTGCTTTAGGCGCAATGCTTCAGTGGAAGGCTGTTTTTAAGGAAGTCCCAGTTTGTTAAACGCTTTACGCGCACTTTTCTATCAAGTGGTAACTTAACAGTAAATGTGCATGGTGTCGCATttatgttgttatatatatatacaccttttCTGTACATCTTTATGAAAAtacacattataaaaaaataaaaaaaaagttcctggttaAATTTTATTGCCCAGTTACTAAATGTCTGTTGTGGGATATCGCACAAATTCTTGGAGATTGCAAAACTCGTAGGatcatcttttttttatatagagttACAGACTGTTTCACATTAAACACTTCATGTAAACTTCTTAAAATATGAGACAAATACAATTCCTGCTGCTCTAAAACTATATTATAGTGTTATTATTTAGTGCAAGTCAATATAGTGTTGGTTCTGTTCAATTCAATAACTGTGTAAAGTTCAGTGTAATTTATACTTAAGTATAATTATTCTTAATTTATACAATTTGGTGTAAAAAATAATTGATTTGGCCTCCACATTACAGAGGTCCAATGGTTTTAACAACCATGTCCATGTTCGCCACAGTTAAAGTTTCACTAATAACACAAATTTGCATTCGGTCCATGAtttgacattttgttttaattttttgttttcaatttgtcGTTGATTCAGTCTGATGACTCCTGTGTTTGATCAGTTGGATTCTCCAGTTGGTTAGAGTCTCAAATAAGAACTGCACAGAGCAAATCGACCAGCACATCATGCTGTATGTTTTCTGCATGCAGTCAGTAATGACAACACAATATAATTTGCTTTTCACTGAGAATTCACAAATCGACAGCTTAAAATGTGAAATCATTCACATAGCTGAATATTGCACACTG
The DNA window shown above is from Carassius carassius chromosome 26, fCarCar2.1, whole genome shotgun sequence and carries:
- the LOC132105954 gene encoding uncharacterized protein KIAA0930 homolog; this encodes MASARIMAALSGQSDDPAEPDQSVQHMLKAIADERNRLSVRQDLGGLGCFKDDRIVFWTWMFSTYFMEKSAPRQDDMLFYVRRKLSYVSADNTEGKKVEVEVYRRDSKKLPGLGDPDIDWEESVYLNLILQNLDYVVTCAVCTRSDAGDIHIHKKKSQQVFASPSKHPMDSKGEESKMSYPNIFFMIDSFEEVFSDMTVGEGEMVCVELVASDKSNTFQGVIFQGSIRYEALKKVYDNRVSVAAKMAQRMSFGFYKYNNMEFVRMKGPQGKGHAEMAVSRVPTGDTSPCGTEEDQDSPLHERVTSFSTPPTPEKNRPSFFSPSLRRKVPRNRIAEMKKSHSANDSEEFYREEDDEDLCNATNLRSRSLSGTGHSLVGSWLKLNRKEEYFLLYSHLTYVTLPLHRITTDILEVRQKPILMT